The following are encoded in a window of Alphaproteobacteria bacterium genomic DNA:
- a CDS encoding DUF1272 domain-containing protein — protein sequence MLEMRPDCERCGRDLPADRHGAFICSFECTFCAACTDLLEEICPNCGGDLLERPMRAGAALERHPASTERKGPK from the coding sequence ATGCTGGAGATGCGTCCCGATTGCGAGCGGTGCGGCCGCGATCTCCCGGCGGACCGGCACGGCGCCTTCATCTGCTCGTTCGAATGCACCTTCTGCGCCGCCTGCACCGACCTGCTCGAGGAGATTTGCCCCAATTGCGGCGGCGACCTGCTCGAACGGCCGATGCGCGCCGGGGCCGCGCTGGAGCGGCATCCGGCCTCGACGGAGCGCAAGGGGCCAAAGTGA
- the thiD gene encoding bifunctional hydroxymethylpyrimidine kinase/phosphomethylpyrimidine kinase: MSVPRILIIAGSDSGGGAGIQADIKTVTMLGGFAMTAITAITAQNTLGVDRVMIVPPNMVVAQIDSVARDIGVDAIKIGMIGSPEIADAVAETLVGLAVTGDRSRPLPIVFDPVMVATSGAELADQATIAAFERLMRLATVITPNSIELAVLTGSPPIETEDSLIEESVKLARRTGSAVIGKGGHIESAGDPEESLITNVLARSDGRITRWQMLRLDSFATHGTGCTLASALALGLGAGMDIEEAAEKALHYVWNAIEQAPGFGEGTGPMGHGLGIRPFELIHRKEK; this comes from the coding sequence ATGAGCGTCCCGCGTATCCTGATCATCGCCGGCTCCGACAGCGGCGGCGGGGCGGGCATCCAGGCGGACATCAAGACGGTGACCATGCTCGGCGGCTTCGCGATGACTGCGATCACCGCGATCACCGCGCAGAACACGCTCGGTGTCGACCGGGTGATGATCGTGCCGCCGAACATGGTCGTCGCCCAGATCGACTCGGTCGCCCGCGACATCGGCGTCGATGCGATCAAGATCGGCATGATCGGATCGCCCGAGATCGCCGATGCCGTCGCCGAGACGCTGGTCGGGTTGGCCGTCACCGGCGACCGCTCCCGTCCGCTGCCGATCGTGTTCGACCCGGTCATGGTGGCGACCAGCGGCGCCGAGCTGGCCGACCAGGCCACGATCGCCGCCTTCGAGCGGCTGATGCGGCTCGCCACGGTGATCACGCCGAACAGCATCGAACTCGCCGTGCTGACGGGGTCGCCACCGATCGAGACCGAGGATTCGCTCATCGAGGAGTCGGTCAAGCTCGCCCGCCGCACGGGCAGCGCGGTGATCGGCAAGGGCGGCCACATCGAGTCGGCGGGCGACCCGGAGGAAAGCCTGATCACCAATGTCCTGGCGCGCTCGGACGGCAGGATCACCCGGTGGCAGATGCTCCGGCTCGACAGCTTCGCCACGCACGGAACGGGTTGCACGCTGGCGAGCGCGCTCGCGCTCGGGCTCGGCGCCGGCATGGACATCGAAGAGGCTGCCGAGAAGGCGCTCCACTATGTCTGGAACGCGATCGAGCAAGCGCCCGGTTTCGGCGAGGGGACAGGGCCGATGGGGCATGGCCTGGGGATTCGCCCGTTCGAGCTTATCCACAGGAAAGAGAAGTGA
- a CDS encoding peptide MFS transporter — protein MVNVAPDSTTEGLSADVSRSDHGTWFGHPRQLKRLFTTEMWERFGYYGMRAILTLYLVNHFLFSDSTSTGIYGGFTALVYLTPLIGGLIADQYLGSKRSVKFGAIMMSLGYLTLCFGGEAARPYATIEGQRYEVSVQGTGDSQQRFIAAGDQRLLIRGNDDRSVSLLAADGSEARHLAPGSMVSDADRSPVFVFILLMGLSLVTIGNGFFKPNISTIVGSLYEEGDRRRDAGFTIFYMGINLGSLISQFFCPLLAASVGWWAGFGLAAIGMACSWMLFQFDGGRLNGYGERPENAPANRDLFIYAGALVAIPVVIFLFWNLMNYVPPEAGSGIWGYIKSLPIMGKILFGTFLISVPAILIWSWMKGTRTEFQMMVSAMVLIVFNVVFWTLFEQAGSSLTLFAERNTVLEIGWTAPLFAAFRSAPITYYLFFGALTGGVAWLAWWFFAWGEDSRTRRIMAIAWAAIFAVVMIGMHIARLKGFGSEPVYVMPAGQTQIFNALFIVILAPIFSLIWNMLSARGMEPPIPVKFGLALMGVGAGFLFLVWGAGFASSGFQVGLAWLAGLYFIHSVAELCISPVGLSMITKLSIARIVGLMMGVWFLSISVAQYVAGAVAQIASVETVGGQVTNLQVSLETYVGVFWNIGLISVGIGAFLLALSPILKWWMHGVK, from the coding sequence ATGGTCAACGTCGCGCCCGATTCCACGACGGAGGGCCTGAGCGCCGACGTCAGCCGAAGCGACCATGGCACCTGGTTCGGCCACCCCCGGCAGCTGAAGCGGCTGTTCACCACCGAGATGTGGGAGCGCTTCGGCTATTACGGGATGCGGGCGATCCTGACGCTCTACCTCGTCAACCACTTCCTGTTCAGCGACAGCACCTCGACCGGCATCTATGGCGGCTTCACGGCTCTCGTCTATCTCACGCCGCTGATCGGCGGGCTGATCGCGGACCAGTATCTGGGCTCGAAGCGCTCGGTGAAGTTCGGCGCGATCATGATGAGCCTTGGCTACCTCACCTTGTGCTTCGGCGGCGAGGCGGCGCGCCCTTATGCGACCATCGAGGGCCAGCGCTACGAGGTCAGCGTCCAGGGCACGGGCGATTCGCAGCAGCGCTTCATCGCCGCCGGCGACCAGCGGCTGCTGATCCGCGGCAACGACGACCGTTCGGTCTCCCTGCTCGCGGCCGACGGATCGGAGGCGCGTCACCTCGCGCCCGGAAGCATGGTTTCGGACGCCGACCGTTCGCCCGTGTTCGTGTTCATCCTGCTGATGGGCCTGTCGCTGGTGACGATCGGCAACGGCTTCTTCAAGCCCAACATCTCGACCATCGTCGGCTCGCTCTACGAGGAGGGCGACCGCCGGCGGGACGCGGGCTTCACCATCTTCTACATGGGCATCAACCTGGGCTCGCTCATCTCCCAGTTCTTCTGTCCGCTACTCGCCGCTTCGGTCGGCTGGTGGGCGGGCTTCGGGCTCGCGGCGATCGGCATGGCCTGCTCATGGATGCTGTTCCAGTTCGATGGCGGACGGCTGAACGGCTATGGCGAGCGCCCGGAGAACGCGCCGGCCAACCGCGACCTCTTCATCTACGCCGGAGCGCTGGTCGCGATCCCCGTCGTCATCTTCCTGTTCTGGAACCTGATGAACTACGTGCCGCCCGAGGCCGGATCCGGCATCTGGGGCTACATCAAGTCGCTTCCGATCATGGGCAAGATCCTCTTCGGCACGTTCCTCATCAGCGTTCCCGCGATCCTGATCTGGTCGTGGATGAAGGGGACGAGGACCGAATTCCAGATGATGGTCTCGGCGATGGTGCTGATCGTCTTCAACGTCGTCTTCTGGACTTTGTTCGAGCAGGCCGGATCGTCGCTGACCCTGTTCGCCGAGCGCAACACGGTTCTCGAGATCGGCTGGACGGCGCCCTTGTTCGCCGCCTTCCGCTCGGCGCCGATCACTTATTATCTGTTCTTCGGGGCGTTGACCGGCGGAGTCGCCTGGCTGGCCTGGTGGTTCTTCGCCTGGGGCGAGGATAGCCGGACTCGCCGGATCATGGCGATCGCCTGGGCCGCGATCTTCGCCGTGGTGATGATCGGAATGCATATTGCGCGGCTTAAGGGGTTCGGAAGCGAGCCGGTCTACGTGATGCCCGCCGGCCAGACGCAGATATTCAATGCCCTCTTCATCGTCATCCTGGCGCCGATCTTCAGCCTGATCTGGAACATGCTCTCGGCGCGCGGAATGGAGCCGCCGATCCCGGTCAAGTTCGGGCTCGCATTGATGGGCGTCGGCGCGGGCTTCCTGTTCCTCGTCTGGGGAGCGGGCTTCGCGAGCAGCGGCTTCCAGGTCGGTCTCGCCTGGCTCGCCGGCCTCTATTTCATCCATTCGGTGGCCGAATTGTGCATCTCGCCCGTCGGCCTTTCGATGATCACCAAATTGTCCATCGCCCGGATCGTCGGGCTGATGATGGGCGTCTGGTTCCTGTCGATCTCGGTCGCCCAATATGTGGCGGGAGCGGTCGCCCAGATCGCCAGCGTGGAGACTGTCGGCGGGCAGGTGACCAACCTCCAGGTCAGCCTCGAAACCTATGTCGGGGTATTCTGGAACATCGGCCTGATCTCGGTCGGGATCGGCGCCTTCCTGCTGGCGCTATCGCCGATCCTGAAATGGTGGATGCATGGTGTCAAATAG
- a CDS encoding GntR family transcriptional regulator: protein MNEDRPVYLRLRDSIAAMILDGRVRDGDALPSVRSLAADYGANPLTVAKAYQTFQEEGLVLVKRGVGMFVAPQAAERLRETERKDFLEHRWPGIASHIRRIGLDVEDLVERTLA from the coding sequence ATGAACGAAGACCGCCCCGTCTATCTGCGCCTGCGCGATAGCATCGCCGCGATGATCCTCGATGGCCGAGTCCGCGACGGCGACGCCTTGCCTTCGGTGCGCAGCCTCGCCGCCGATTACGGCGCCAATCCGCTGACCGTCGCCAAGGCCTATCAGACCTTCCAGGAGGAAGGGCTGGTGCTGGTCAAGCGCGGAGTCGGCATGTTCGTCGCCCCGCAGGCGGCCGAGCGGCTTCGCGAGACGGAGCGCAAGGACTTCCTCGAGCATCGCTGGCCGGGGATCGCCTCCCACATCCGCCGCATCGGCCTGGACGTGGAAGACCTTGTCGAAAGAACTCTTGCGTGA
- a CDS encoding amidohydrolase yields the protein MAGLALLLAVPAPAQTIAFTGGRVVIGDGSEPIDGGTVVIRDGRVVAAGAGVAVPAGATVVDARGKWVTPGVVAGFSQIGLVEVDAVDATNDTQANNSPFSAAIDVAPAINPEATSIAVSRAAGVTRAVVSPSTARSIFAGQGAVIDLGGDMQPITRARAFQYIELGEEGARDAGGSRASAHVLLRNALREARDLRLPVGARGTGRGPSAQTPEDMPENPYLTSGAQRSDDVLLTRFDAAALVPVLQGRQLLFVHVERASDILQVLALKREFANLRIVLVGATEGWRVAREIAAARVPVIANALVDLPASFEQISATQSNIGRMRAAGVTVAIGMINDDEARQVRLETQYAGNLVGIGRVPGHTGLTWSQAFQAISSSAAEAVGMGDEIGSLRPGRRADVVVWDGDPLELSTGVDAVWIDGVRQSLSNRQTELRDRYRQPQEGQLPHAYDPR from the coding sequence TTGGCGGGCCTGGCGCTGCTCCTTGCCGTCCCCGCACCCGCCCAAACCATCGCCTTCACCGGCGGGCGCGTGGTGATCGGCGACGGCTCCGAGCCGATCGACGGCGGCACCGTCGTCATCCGCGACGGCCGGGTCGTGGCCGCGGGAGCGGGCGTCGCCGTTCCGGCGGGCGCGACCGTCGTCGATGCGCGCGGCAAATGGGTCACTCCGGGGGTCGTCGCCGGCTTCTCCCAGATCGGGCTCGTCGAGGTCGATGCGGTCGACGCGACCAACGACACGCAGGCGAACAATTCGCCGTTCAGCGCGGCGATCGACGTCGCTCCGGCGATCAATCCCGAGGCGACCTCGATCGCCGTCAGCCGCGCCGCGGGCGTGACCCGGGCGGTGGTGTCGCCCTCGACCGCGCGAAGCATCTTCGCCGGGCAAGGGGCGGTGATCGACCTCGGCGGCGACATGCAGCCGATCACCCGCGCCCGCGCCTTCCAGTATATCGAATTGGGCGAGGAGGGCGCGCGCGACGCGGGCGGCAGCCGCGCCTCGGCGCACGTCCTGCTGCGCAACGCGCTGCGCGAGGCGCGCGACCTTCGGCTTCCGGTCGGGGCGCGAGGGACGGGCCGCGGGCCTTCGGCGCAGACGCCCGAGGATATGCCCGAAAATCCCTACCTGACGTCCGGCGCCCAGCGCTCAGACGACGTTCTGCTGACCCGGTTCGACGCCGCCGCTTTGGTGCCGGTGCTTCAGGGGCGGCAGCTGCTGTTCGTCCATGTCGAGCGGGCGAGCGACATCCTCCAGGTGCTGGCGCTGAAGCGCGAGTTCGCGAACCTTCGGATCGTGCTCGTCGGAGCGACCGAGGGCTGGCGGGTGGCGCGGGAAATCGCCGCCGCGCGCGTGCCGGTGATCGCCAACGCTTTGGTCGACCTTCCGGCGAGCTTCGAGCAGATTTCGGCGACTCAATCGAACATCGGGCGGATGCGCGCCGCGGGCGTGACGGTCGCGATCGGGATGATCAACGACGACGAGGCCCGGCAGGTAAGGCTCGAGACCCAATATGCCGGCAACCTCGTCGGCATCGGCCGGGTACCGGGCCATACGGGGCTGACCTGGAGCCAGGCGTTCCAGGCGATTTCGTCCTCGGCCGCCGAGGCGGTCGGCATGGGCGACGAGATCGGCTCGCTGAGGCCCGGGCGCCGCGCCGACGTGGTCGTCTGGGACGGCGATCCGCTCGAGCTATCGACCGGAGTCGACGCCGTTTGGATCGACGGCGTCCGCCAGTCGCTCAGCAACCGCCAGACCGAGCTACGCGACCGCTACCGCCAGCCGCAGGAAGGCCAGCTCCCGCACGCCTACGATCCGCGGTAG
- a CDS encoding aldo/keto reductase: protein MKYRTLGQGLKVSAIGVGCMPMVRAGNITYGEASDDESIATIHRAIDLGITFFDTAEMYGPFANEELLGEAIRGKREGLVIATKFALRWQGTQPLGFDGSPENARRACEGSLKRLGIDTIDLFYQHRVDPNVPIEETVGGMAELVREGKVRHLGLSEAGPETIRRATAVHPIAALQSEYSLWERDVEDDILPVCRELGIGFVPYSPLGRGFLTGQFKRLEDLPADDWRRNDPRWSEENFGANLKLVDAIRAVADRHGVSLAQVAIAWLLAQGEDIVPIPGFKRRPTLEDSAASVDVALTPADLADLEAARAVSGARYNEAGMARVRL, encoded by the coding sequence ATGAAGTACCGCACGCTCGGGCAGGGCCTGAAGGTTTCGGCGATCGGCGTCGGCTGCATGCCGATGGTCCGCGCCGGAAACATCACCTACGGCGAGGCCAGCGACGACGAATCGATCGCCACCATCCACCGTGCGATCGATCTCGGAATCACCTTCTTCGACACCGCCGAAATGTACGGCCCCTTCGCCAACGAGGAGCTGCTCGGCGAGGCGATCAGGGGGAAGCGCGAGGGCCTCGTCATCGCCACCAAGTTCGCTCTGCGCTGGCAGGGCACCCAGCCCCTGGGCTTCGACGGCAGCCCGGAAAACGCCCGCCGCGCCTGCGAAGGCTCGCTGAAGCGGCTGGGCATCGACACGATCGACCTGTTCTACCAGCACCGGGTCGATCCGAACGTGCCGATCGAGGAGACCGTCGGCGGAATGGCCGAGCTGGTCAGGGAGGGGAAGGTTCGCCACCTCGGCCTTTCCGAAGCCGGCCCGGAGACGATCCGCCGGGCGACCGCGGTCCACCCGATCGCCGCGCTCCAATCCGAATATTCACTGTGGGAGCGCGACGTTGAGGACGACATCCTGCCGGTCTGCCGCGAGCTCGGCATCGGCTTCGTCCCCTACAGCCCGCTCGGGCGGGGCTTCCTCACCGGTCAGTTCAAGCGCCTGGAAGACCTTCCCGCCGACGATTGGCGCCGCAACGACCCGCGCTGGTCGGAGGAGAATTTCGGCGCCAACCTCAAGCTCGTCGACGCGATCCGCGCCGTCGCCGACCGCCACGGAGTCAGCCTCGCCCAGGTCGCCATCGCTTGGCTGCTGGCCCAGGGCGAGGACATCGTCCCCATCCCCGGCTTCAAGCGCCGCCCGACGCTCGAGGACAGCGCCGCGAGCGTCGACGTCGCGCTGACTCCCGCCGATCTCGCCGACCTCGAAGCCGCCCGCGCCGTCTCCGGCGCGCGCTACAACGAGGCCGGAATGGCCCGGGTCAGGCTTTAG
- a CDS encoding nitroreductase, which translates to MLNDRSTTMSLLRTRRSGRPRDLVAPGPDSEQLRQILEIALRTPDHGKLHPWRFVHVPRERRADFAALLQRAYRIERPEPGRLEIEANERFAHQAPELVVALSSPTPEHKIPLWEQQLSCGAACMNLLLAIHAMGFAGGWVTGWAAYSAEVLAALGREGERIAGFLFLGTPGAELEERVRPTYGEIVSEWAP; encoded by the coding sequence ATGCTCAACGATCGTTCCACGACGATGTCGCTGCTTCGAACGCGCCGCTCCGGCCGGCCGCGCGATCTCGTCGCTCCCGGACCGGACTCGGAGCAGCTGCGCCAGATCCTCGAGATCGCTCTCCGCACGCCCGATCACGGCAAGCTCCACCCCTGGCGCTTCGTCCACGTCCCTCGCGAGCGCCGCGCCGATTTCGCCGCCCTCCTCCAGCGCGCCTACCGTATCGAGAGGCCCGAGCCCGGCCGGCTGGAGATCGAAGCCAACGAGCGCTTTGCCCACCAGGCACCGGAGCTGGTCGTCGCCCTTTCCAGCCCGACTCCGGAACACAAGATTCCGCTCTGGGAGCAGCAACTCTCGTGCGGCGCGGCCTGCATGAACCTGCTGCTCGCCATCCACGCCATGGGCTTCGCCGGCGGCTGGGTCACCGGCTGGGCCGCCTATTCCGCCGAAGTCCTCGCCGCCCTCGGCCGCGAAGGCGAGCGGATCGCGGGCTTCCTCTTCCTCGGCACGCCGGGCGCGGAGCTCGAGGAGCGCGTGCGCCCGACCTATGGCGAGATCGTCTCGGAATGGGCACCATAG
- a CDS encoding dicarboxylate/amino acid:cation symporter — translation MILKLSQPTRIFLALLIGLAAGIAAAWSGASWVERSAAIAEPIGGMWLNALQMTIVPLVISLIVTGIAGAAEAARASRLAARSLILFAALLLASSIAAALLTPLLLNLFPLPLESAASLRDALTGTDAPGAAPSFADFLRSIVPTNPIAAASNTAVLPLIVFVLVFAFAMTRLPEAPRATLVGFFQAIADTMLIVINWVLWIGPVGVLALAYVVGARAGGPAFHALAHYVLIVTAVGTVIWLAAWPLALFGARIGPMRFTRAVTSSQALAFSTQSSLACLPAMLRASGKLGVPVGASGIVLPMAVAVFRATGPAMNLAVAIYIAYWFGFTLTPMQLTLGVLAAATTTIGAAGIPGQATFFASIAPICIAMGLPIEPLALLIAVETLPDLMRTLGNVSMDVAATATIAHRSGFDSVDADTEEDVLLKEGA, via the coding sequence ATAATTTTGAAACTCTCGCAGCCGACCCGGATCTTCCTCGCCCTGTTGATCGGTCTCGCCGCCGGAATCGCCGCCGCGTGGAGCGGCGCCTCGTGGGTCGAGAGAAGCGCGGCGATTGCCGAGCCGATCGGAGGCATGTGGCTGAACGCGCTGCAGATGACGATCGTGCCACTCGTCATCTCGCTGATCGTCACCGGCATCGCCGGCGCGGCGGAGGCTGCGCGGGCCAGCCGCCTCGCCGCCCGCTCGCTGATCCTGTTCGCCGCCTTGCTGCTCGCCTCCTCGATCGCCGCTGCGCTGCTGACTCCGCTGCTGCTCAACCTGTTCCCGCTTCCGCTCGAATCCGCGGCGAGCCTTCGCGACGCTCTGACCGGCACCGACGCCCCGGGTGCCGCTCCCAGCTTCGCCGATTTCCTGCGCTCGATCGTCCCCACCAACCCGATCGCCGCGGCGTCGAACACCGCGGTTCTGCCCCTGATCGTCTTCGTCCTGGTCTTCGCCTTCGCGATGACCAGGCTGCCGGAGGCGCCCCGCGCCACCCTGGTGGGCTTCTTCCAGGCGATCGCCGACACGATGCTGATCGTCATCAACTGGGTGTTGTGGATCGGCCCGGTCGGGGTCCTCGCCTTGGCCTATGTGGTCGGCGCCCGCGCCGGCGGGCCGGCCTTCCACGCGCTGGCCCATTACGTACTGATCGTCACCGCGGTCGGCACCGTCATCTGGCTCGCCGCGTGGCCGCTCGCCCTCTTCGGCGCCCGCATCGGGCCGATGCGCTTCACCCGCGCCGTCACGTCCAGCCAGGCGCTCGCTTTCTCGACCCAGTCCTCGCTCGCCTGCCTTCCGGCGATGCTTCGCGCCTCGGGCAAGCTCGGCGTCCCGGTCGGCGCTTCGGGCATCGTCCTGCCGATGGCGGTCGCCGTGTTCCGCGCCACCGGCCCGGCGATGAACCTCGCGGTCGCCATCTACATCGCCTACTGGTTCGGCTTCACCCTGACGCCGATGCAGCTGACGCTCGGCGTGCTCGCCGCGGCGACCACCACGATCGGCGCTGCCGGAATTCCCGGCCAGGCGACCTTCTTCGCCTCGATCGCTCCGATCTGCATCGCCATGGGCCTGCCGATCGAGCCGCTCGCCCTGCTCATCGCGGTCGAGACCCTGCCCGATCTGATGCGAACGCTCGGCAATGTCAGCATGGACGTCGCCGCCACCGCCACGATCGCCCACCGCAGCGGCTTCGACTCCGTCGATGCCGATACCGAGGAAGACGTTCTGCTGAAGGAAGGCGCATGA
- a CDS encoding amidohydrolase: protein MVSNRVRGVLTGFAVAAALAACAGTQGGAQTASAPAQKASPARYVPPDDPYPSTYHPYPSTPTAITGATIYDGEGGRIENGTIVMADGRIQAVGGADTPIPEGAARIDGRGLWVTPGVIDVHSHLGDYPSPGVEAHSDGNEATGPVRSEVWAEHSVWPQDPGFGRALANGGITTLQILPGSANLFGGRGVTLRNVPGRTVQSMRFPGAPRGLKMACGENPKRVYGSRNQMPSTRMGNVAVMRGTWQRAIEYRERRARDPNTARDFQLDTLVEVLDGRMLVHNHCYRADEMAIMLDMAREFGFHISSFHHAVEAYKIADLLRGADTCAAMWADWWGFKMEAYDAVNENLPMVHNAGACAIVHSDDPNGIQRLNQEAAKALADGRRMGIQIADEVAWRWLAINPAHALGIENETGSLRAGKRADVVLWNGNPFSVYTRPQEVWIDGALMYDMNDPRRRPVTDFELGQPGEGDVH from the coding sequence ATGGTGTCAAATAGGGTGCGGGGGGTCCTGACCGGCTTTGCGGTGGCGGCGGCGCTCGCCGCCTGCGCCGGAACTCAGGGGGGCGCGCAGACGGCCTCGGCGCCCGCCCAGAAGGCGTCGCCGGCGCGCTACGTGCCGCCCGACGATCCCTACCCCTCGACCTACCATCCCTACCCCTCGACGCCGACCGCCATCACCGGCGCGACGATCTACGACGGCGAGGGCGGGCGGATCGAGAACGGGACGATCGTCATGGCCGACGGCCGGATCCAGGCGGTCGGCGGCGCGGACACGCCGATCCCGGAAGGCGCGGCCCGGATCGACGGGCGCGGCCTGTGGGTCACGCCGGGCGTGATCGACGTCCATTCCCATCTCGGCGACTATCCGAGCCCCGGAGTCGAAGCGCACAGCGACGGCAACGAGGCGACCGGACCGGTCCGCTCCGAAGTGTGGGCCGAGCACAGCGTCTGGCCGCAGGATCCGGGCTTCGGCCGGGCGCTCGCAAACGGCGGAATCACCACGCTGCAGATCCTGCCCGGCTCAGCCAATCTGTTCGGCGGGCGCGGCGTCACCTTGCGCAACGTTCCCGGGCGCACAGTCCAGTCGATGCGCTTCCCCGGCGCTCCGCGCGGGCTCAAGATGGCCTGCGGCGAAAATCCCAAGCGAGTCTACGGAAGCCGCAACCAGATGCCCTCCACCCGGATGGGGAATGTCGCGGTGATGCGCGGGACCTGGCAGCGCGCGATCGAGTATCGCGAGCGGCGGGCCCGCGACCCGAACACCGCGCGCGATTTTCAGCTCGACACCCTCGTCGAGGTGCTCGACGGCCGGATGCTGGTCCACAACCATTGCTACCGCGCCGACGAGATGGCGATCATGCTCGACATGGCGCGCGAGTTCGGCTTCCACATCTCGAGCTTCCACCACGCGGTCGAAGCCTACAAGATCGCCGACCTGCTTCGCGGCGCCGATACCTGCGCGGCGATGTGGGCCGATTGGTGGGGCTTCAAGATGGAGGCCTATGACGCGGTCAACGAGAATCTGCCGATGGTCCACAATGCCGGGGCCTGCGCGATCGTCCATTCCGACGACCCCAACGGAATCCAGCGGCTGAACCAGGAGGCGGCCAAGGCGCTGGCCGACGGGCGAAGGATGGGAATCCAGATCGCCGACGAGGTCGCGTGGCGCTGGCTGGCGATCAATCCGGCGCACGCGCTCGGAATCGAGAACGAGACCGGCTCCCTGCGCGCCGGCAAGCGCGCCGACGTCGTGCTGTGGAACGGCAATCCGTTCAGCGTCTACACGCGGCCGCAGGAGGTCTGGATCGACGGGGCGCTGATGTACGACATGAACGATCCGCGCCGGCGCCCCGTGACCGACTTCGAGCTCGGCCAGCCCGGCGAAGGAGACGTGCATTGA
- a CDS encoding phosphoglucosamine mutase, with product MTRRFFGTDGIRGRTNEMPMTAAMALRIGQAAGAHFLRGAHRHRVVIGKDTRLSGYMMETALVAGFTSVGMDVVMVGPVPTPAVAMLTQSMRADLGVMISASHNKYIDNGIKLFGPDGYKLSDKDELAIEKLLEQEPRLVASEAIGRAKRIEDARGRYIHAAKLTFPSRLRLDGIKVVIDCANGAAYQVAPSALWELGAEVVAIGTSPNGTNINEACGSTDTNLLRQTVVQTGADIGLALDGDADRLMVVDEKGNVIDGDQLMGLIGSSWHRRGALAGGGIVATVMSNLGLERFLAGQGLTLERTQVGDRYVLEAMRAKGYNVGGEQSGHIILTDYGRTGDGLVAALQVLAELVDAGKPASELLNLFDPLPQLLKNVRFEGGAPLDAASVKTAIADGEARLEGSGRLLIRKSGTEPVIRVMAEGEDEGLVAEVVDTICAAVKAA from the coding sequence ATGACGCGCAGGTTCTTCGGCACCGACGGGATCAGGGGCCGCACCAACGAGATGCCGATGACCGCGGCGATGGCGCTCAGGATCGGCCAGGCCGCGGGCGCGCACTTCCTGCGCGGGGCTCATCGCCACCGGGTGGTGATCGGCAAGGACACCCGCCTTTCCGGCTACATGATGGAAACCGCGCTCGTCGCGGGTTTCACCAGCGTCGGCATGGACGTGGTGATGGTCGGGCCGGTGCCGACTCCGGCGGTGGCGATGCTGACCCAGTCGATGCGCGCGGATCTGGGCGTGATGATCTCCGCCAGCCACAACAAGTATATCGACAACGGCATCAAATTGTTCGGTCCCGACGGCTACAAGCTCTCCGACAAGGACGAGCTGGCGATCGAGAAGCTGCTCGAGCAGGAGCCCCGGCTGGTCGCCTCCGAAGCGATCGGCCGCGCCAAGAGGATCGAGGACGCGCGCGGGCGCTACATCCATGCCGCCAAACTGACCTTTCCCTCGCGCCTGCGGCTCGACGGGATCAAGGTGGTGATCGATTGCGCGAACGGCGCCGCCTATCAGGTCGCCCCTTCCGCCTTGTGGGAGCTGGGCGCCGAGGTCGTCGCCATCGGAACCAGCCCCAACGGGACCAACATCAACGAGGCGTGCGGATCGACCGACACGAATCTGCTTCGGCAGACCGTGGTCCAGACGGGGGCGGATATCGGGCTGGCGCTCGACGGCGATGCCGACCGGCTGATGGTCGTCGACGAGAAGGGCAATGTGATCGACGGCGACCAGCTGATGGGGCTGATCGGCTCCTCCTGGCATCGCCGCGGCGCCCTCGCAGGCGGCGGAATCGTCGCCACGGTGATGTCCAACCTGGGCCTCGAGCGTTTCCTGGCCGGGCAGGGACTGACGCTCGAGCGCACGCAGGTCGGCGACCGCTACGTGCTCGAGGCGATGCGCGCCAAGGGCTATAATGTCGGCGGCGAGCAATCGGGGCATATCATCCTCACCGATTACGGGCGGACGGGCGATGGGCTTGTGGCGGCTCTGCAGGTGCTTGCCGAGCTGGTCGACGCGGGCAAGCCGGCGAGCGAGTTGCTCAACCTGTTCGATCCGCTGCCACAGCTGCTCAAGAACGTTCGCTTCGAGGGCGGCGCGCCGCTCGATGCCGCCAGCGTCAAAACAGCAATTGCCGACGGGGAGGCCCGCCTCGAAGGCAGTGGCCGCCTCTTGATCCGCAAGTCGGGCACCGAGCCGGTCATCCGGGTAATGGCCGAAGGCGAGGACGAGGGCCTCGTCGCCGAGGTGGTCGACACGATTTGCGCAGCAGTGAAGGCCGCCTGA